A section of the Oryza sativa Japonica Group chromosome 1, ASM3414082v1 genome encodes:
- the PHT4;1 gene encoding probable anion transporter 1, chloroplastic, producing MLYLLPLSVSCRVPGSPPAPRSRRFLDPGGGRGVGDGLGGVRVFRRRALRGTDVRSNTSSSSSRKGRHDDARHDGGYGDDGDAGALLASVRRLLLSGSAQDDAAEGEAEEDEQGQFPKRWAIVFLCFSAFLLCNMDRVNMSIAILPMSAEFGWNPQTVGLIQSSFFWGYLLTQIAGGIWADTVGGKTVLGFGVIWWSIATALTPFAAKLGLPFLLVTRAFMGVGEGVAMPAMNNILSKWVPVSERSRSLALVYSGMYLGSVTGLAFSPLLIHNFGWPSVFYSFGSLGVFWFSTWASKAYSSPLEDPGISAEEKKLITSQTTGGEPVKEIPWGLILSKPPVWALIVSHFCHNWGTFILLTWMPTYYNQVLKFNLTESGLFCVLPWLTMAVSANFGGWIADTLVSRGLSVTTVRKIMQSIGFLGPAFFLTQLSHIDSPAMAVLCMACSQGTDAFSQSGLYSNHQDIGPRYAGVLLGLSNTAGVLAGVFGTAATGYILQHGSWDDVFKVSVVLYLVGTLVWNLFSTGEKIID from the exons atgCTCTACCTGCTGCCGCTCTCCGTCTCCTGCCGGGTccccggctcgccgccggcgccgcgctcgCGGCGCTTCCTCgaccccggcggcggccggggagttGGGGATGGGTTAGGCGGCGTCAGGGTGTTCCGGAGGCGGGCGCTGCGAGGGACCGACGTCCGGTCGaacacctcgtcgtcgtcgtcgcggaaGGGCCGCCACGACGACGCGCGACACGACGGGGgatacggcgacgacggcgacgctggGGCGCTGCTGGCGTCGGTGAGGAGGCTGCTGCTCTCCGGGTCGGCGCaggacgacgcggcggagggggaggcggaggaggacgagcaGGGTCAGTTCCCCAAGCGATGGGCCATCGTCTTCCTCTGCTTCTCCGCATTCCTCCTCTGCAACATGGACCGC GTAAACATGAGCATTGCCATTCTGCCAATGTCTGCAGAATTCGGATGGAACCCACAAACTGTTGGCCTCATTCAGTCATCTTTCTTCTGGGGCTACCTGCTAACTCAG ATAGCAGGAGGAATCTGGGCAGATACAGTTGGAGGGAAGACTGTCCTTGGCTTCGGCGTCATTTGGTGGTCGATAGCCACAGCTCTTACGCCTTTTGCGGCGAAGCTGGGGTTACCATTCCTCCTTGTGACCCGTGCTTTCATGGGAGTTGGTGAG GGAGTTGCCATGCCTGCGATGAATAATATTCTTTCGAAATGGGTTCCTGTATCAGAGAGGAGCAGATCATTGGCTCTCGTGTATAGTGGAATGTACCTTGGGTCAGTGACAGGGCTTGCATTTTCCCCATTGCTGATACATAACTTTGGCTGGCCATCGGTCTTCTACTCCTTTGGGTCTCTGGGTGTATTTTGGTTTTCGACATGGGCGAGCAAG GCGTATAGTAGTCCACTTGAGGATCCAGGAATTAGTGCTGAAGAGAAGAAGCTTATAACCAGTCAAACCACAGGAGGAGAGCCTGTTAAAGAAATTCCATGGGGACTAATATTATCGAAACCCCCTGTTTGGGCTCTTATAGTGTCTCATTTCTGCCATAACTGGGGAACTTTCATCTTGCTCACATGGATGCCAACATACTACAACCAG GTTCTGAAATTCAACCTCACAGAATCCGGCCTTTTCTGTGTTCTCCCCTGGTTAACAATGGCAGTTTCTGCAAATTTTGGTGGTTGGATAGCAGATACGCTTGTCAGTAGAGGATTATCAGTGACAACAGTTCGGAAG ATCATGCAGTCAATTGGATTCTTAGGGCCCGCATTTTTTCTGACTCAACTGAGCCATATCGATTCACCAGCAATGGCAGTGTTGTGCATGGCTTGTAGCCAG GGAACTGATGCATTCTCACAGTCCGGTCTATACTCAAATCACCAAGATATCGGTCCTCGATACGCT GGTGTACTGCTTGGTCTTTCTAACACGGCTGGGGTTTTAGCTGGTGTGTTTGGCACAGCGGCAACAGGATACATCTTGCAGCATG GTTCTTGGGATGATGTCTTCAAAGTATCTGTTGTGCTGTATCTGGTTGGGACTTTGGTCTGGAACCTATTCTCGACCGGTGAAAAAATTATCGATTGA